A window of the Penaeus vannamei isolate JL-2024 chromosome 19, ASM4276789v1, whole genome shotgun sequence genome harbors these coding sequences:
- the LOC113801334 gene encoding MRG/MORF4L-binding protein, translated as MLNTKMTDIEWNVENEIQLFYAMMGHKPVGVNKHFQMMIIHDKLSSSLNCELSTRTIWKKLETLYDLAALDESDKLPFPNDENDFTLPDIEFSDLLDERVKPDDKEEKESRARGRPPKKEDRDKDDVSSRRDRVREVREEDDDTPRRQGKRGRDSKPSSPAHTPTSNKRRRN; from the exons ATGTTGAACACTAAAATGACTGATATTGAATGGAATGTTGAGAATGAGATCCAACTGTTTTATGCCATGATGGGCCACAAGCCAGTAG GTGTGAATAAACACTTCCAAATGATGATCATTCATGACAAGCTTAGTTCCTCTCTTAACTGTGAATTATCAACACGAACCATATGGAAGAAACTGGAGACTCTCTACGACTTGGCTGCCTTG GATGAATCGGATAAGTTACCATTCccaaatgatgagaatgattttACCCTCCCGGATATAGAGTTTTCAGATCTTTTAGATGAGAGGGTAAAGccagatgataaagaagagaaggaaagtagaGCCAGAGGAAGACCACcaaagaaagaagatagggacAAGGATGATG TCTCCAGCAGACGAGATAGAGTCCGAGAAGTGCGAGAGGAGGATGACGACACTCCCCGTAGGCAAGGCAAGCGTGGCCGTGACTCTAAACCTTCCTCCCCTGCCCATACTCCAACTTCCAACAAGAGACGCAGAAATTGA